A stretch of the Sulfurospirillum sp. UCH001 genome encodes the following:
- the rimO gene encoding 30S ribosomal protein S12 methylthiotransferase RimO, protein MKKLHLVSLGCNKNLVDSEVMLGKLQAYELCDDPSKADVLIVNTCGFIGPAKEESLNTIFSLHEARKKGSVLVMAGCLSERYKEDLTKELKEVDLFTGVGDYDKIDEIIALRQNRFSPATYLLNEEERVITGSNAHAYVKLSEGCNQACSFCAIPGFKGKLHSRTLESLVKEVKALVAKGFYDFSFISQDSSSYLRDIGEKEGLIKLIDAVEKIEGVKSARILYLYPTTTSNALIERIIASPLFHNYFDMPIQHISDSMLKRMKRGAGKERIIEQLEMMRKAPNSFIRTSFIVGHPGESDAEFNELLDFAKTFDFDRVNIFAYSDEEDTSAYEMDEKIDTKTINKRIKQLDKIVQAKTKKSFEKEVGKEVMIIVEGESSEHEYFMGARELLWAPSIDGEVLVNDSDIENIEIGKCYRATITECVGNQLVATITAVA, encoded by the coding sequence TTGAAAAAATTACATCTCGTTTCATTAGGATGCAATAAAAATCTCGTTGATAGTGAAGTTATGCTAGGAAAACTTCAAGCGTATGAACTCTGCGATGACCCCTCCAAAGCAGACGTACTCATCGTCAACACCTGTGGCTTCATTGGACCAGCGAAAGAGGAGAGTCTTAACACCATCTTCTCTCTTCATGAAGCCCGTAAAAAGGGCTCTGTCCTTGTTATGGCAGGCTGTTTGAGCGAGCGTTATAAAGAAGATCTTACCAAAGAACTCAAAGAAGTTGACCTTTTTACAGGCGTTGGTGACTACGATAAAATCGATGAAATTATTGCTCTACGTCAAAACCGTTTTAGCCCTGCCACATATCTTCTCAATGAAGAAGAGCGTGTCATTACAGGTTCTAACGCTCATGCCTATGTCAAACTCTCAGAAGGGTGTAATCAAGCATGTAGCTTTTGCGCAATTCCAGGCTTTAAAGGTAAACTTCACTCACGCACTCTTGAGTCACTCGTAAAAGAGGTAAAAGCACTTGTTGCAAAAGGTTTTTATGACTTTAGTTTTATTTCTCAAGACAGTAGTTCTTACCTTCGAGATATAGGCGAAAAAGAGGGGCTTATCAAACTGATCGATGCCGTTGAGAAAATAGAAGGGGTTAAGAGTGCGCGTATTTTATACCTTTACCCTACGACCACATCCAATGCCCTTATTGAGCGTATTATCGCTTCACCTCTGTTTCATAACTACTTTGATATGCCTATCCAACATATCAGTGATTCTATGCTCAAACGCATGAAACGAGGTGCGGGAAAAGAGCGCATCATCGAACAATTGGAGATGATGAGAAAAGCGCCTAATAGCTTTATTCGCACCAGTTTTATCGTAGGACATCCAGGAGAGAGCGATGCAGAATTTAACGAACTTCTTGATTTTGCAAAAACATTCGACTTTGACCGTGTAAATATCTTCGCATATTCGGATGAAGAAGATACAAGCGCTTATGAAATGGATGAAAAAATCGATACAAAAACGATCAATAAACGTATCAAACAACTAGATAAAATCGTTCAAGCTAAAACCAAAAAAAGCTTTGAAAAAGAAGTTGGCAAAGAGGTGATGATTATAGTTGAGGGAGAAAGCAGCGAACATGAGTATTTCATGGGTGCGCGCGAACTTCTTTGGGCGCCAAGTATTGATGGTGAAGTCTTAGTCAATGACTCAGATATTGAAAATATTGAAATTGGCAAATGCTATCGCGCCACCATTACCGAATGTGTGGGGAATCAACTCGTTGCAACCATTACCGCTGTTGCATGA
- the panC gene encoding pantoate--beta-alanine ligase → MKIVKTIEELSKARKELHGSIGFVPTMGALHNGHLSLMQKSIAENDHTIVSVFVNPTQFLEGEDFHKYPQRTQADIKICELAGVSILFMPTADMMYSKMEPTILAPSSKAYILEGLARPGHFDGVLRVVLKLFNLTKPTRAYFGKKDAQQLYLLQNMVASFFLDLEIVPCEIVREDDGLALSSRNVYLSTKERQDALLLCESLKVATHAVISGERDIAKIKTEMLHTLKPLHVEYVEILNRDFDTISTIEIGNSIILVCAKVGTTRLIDNLWI, encoded by the coding sequence ATGAAAATAGTAAAAACCATTGAAGAATTATCAAAAGCGAGAAAAGAGCTTCATGGCAGCATCGGTTTTGTCCCAACCATGGGTGCATTACACAATGGTCATCTCTCTTTAATGCAAAAATCCATCGCTGAGAATGATCATACCATCGTCTCTGTTTTTGTCAATCCGACTCAATTTTTAGAAGGAGAAGATTTTCACAAATACCCACAACGTACCCAAGCTGACATTAAAATCTGTGAGCTTGCAGGTGTAAGCATTTTGTTTATGCCCACTGCTGATATGATGTACTCCAAAATGGAGCCAACCATCTTAGCACCAAGTTCTAAAGCCTATATCTTAGAAGGCTTAGCACGACCAGGTCATTTTGATGGCGTTTTACGTGTAGTTTTAAAACTGTTTAATCTCACAAAACCTACACGTGCTTATTTTGGGAAAAAAGATGCACAACAACTCTATCTTTTACAAAATATGGTGGCTTCATTCTTTTTGGACCTTGAAATTGTGCCATGTGAAATCGTCAGAGAAGATGATGGATTAGCACTCTCCAGTCGAAATGTCTATCTTAGTACAAAAGAGCGCCAAGATGCCCTTCTCTTGTGTGAATCACTGAAAGTGGCAACACATGCTGTCATTTCTGGAGAACGCGATATCGCAAAAATTAAAACTGAAATGTTGCATACACTCAAACCTTTACATGTAGAATACGTGGAAATTTTAAATCGTGATTTTGATACAATATCTACTATCGAAATAGGCAACTCTATCATTTTAGTCTGCGCAAAAGTTGGCACTACCCGCCTCATTGATAATTTATGGATTTAA
- the miaB gene encoding tRNA (N6-isopentenyl adenosine(37)-C2)-methylthiotransferase MiaB, whose protein sequence is MNVRDSEHIIAELGDRENYVLTSNVQDADLILINTCSVREKPVSKLFSEIGKYNLQKKEGAKIGVCGCTASHLGKEIFRRAPYVSFVIGARNVSKISTAVNTDKFLSVDTDYDESTYAFGEYRNSLYKAYVNISIGCDKKCTYCIVPQTRGEEISIPADLIVNEARKAAQNGAKEIFLLGQNVNNYGRRFSGSIDYNIDFSDLLNLISEIPEVERIRFTSPHPLHMDDKFLETFANNPKVCKSMHMPLQSGSTHILEQMKRGYSKEWFLNRALKLREMIPDVSISTDIIVAFPGESEEDFEDTLDVMRQVKFEQIFAFKYSPRPLTKAAEFTNQIDSEIGSARLERLQLLQDEILDEIAESHRDKIYSVYIDELRNSGFLAGRSDNNALVQIKGDENLLGQTVNIKITNPKRLSLYGELVL, encoded by the coding sequence ATGAATGTGCGAGATTCAGAGCACATCATTGCCGAACTTGGGGATAGAGAAAATTATGTTTTAACCAGTAACGTACAAGATGCTGATCTTATCTTGATCAACACCTGTAGTGTACGTGAAAAACCTGTGAGTAAACTTTTTTCAGAAATTGGTAAGTATAACCTTCAAAAGAAAGAAGGTGCAAAGATCGGTGTATGCGGTTGTACAGCAAGCCATTTAGGAAAAGAGATTTTTAGACGAGCACCTTATGTGAGTTTTGTAATCGGTGCGCGTAATGTTTCGAAAATTTCTACAGCAGTCAATACAGATAAATTTTTAAGTGTTGATACCGATTATGATGAAAGTACGTACGCCTTTGGTGAGTACCGTAATAGTTTGTATAAAGCGTATGTCAATATCTCTATTGGCTGTGACAAAAAATGCACCTACTGTATTGTACCTCAAACAAGAGGTGAAGAAATTTCTATTCCTGCAGATCTTATTGTCAATGAAGCACGTAAAGCTGCACAAAACGGAGCAAAAGAGATCTTTTTACTGGGTCAAAATGTCAATAATTATGGCAGACGTTTTAGCGGCTCCATTGACTACAATATCGATTTTTCTGACCTTTTGAATCTTATCAGTGAAATCCCTGAAGTAGAGCGTATTCGTTTTACATCGCCTCATCCATTACACATGGACGATAAATTTTTAGAAACATTTGCAAATAACCCTAAAGTATGCAAATCCATGCATATGCCATTACAGAGTGGCTCAACACATATTTTAGAACAGATGAAAAGAGGCTACAGTAAAGAGTGGTTTTTAAATCGTGCTTTAAAACTTCGTGAAATGATTCCTGATGTTTCGATTAGCACGGATATCATCGTTGCTTTCCCTGGAGAGAGTGAAGAAGATTTTGAAGATACTCTTGATGTAATGAGACAAGTGAAATTTGAGCAAATTTTTGCATTTAAATATTCTCCAAGACCATTAACGAAAGCAGCAGAATTTACCAATCAAATTGATTCTGAGATAGGCTCCGCTAGACTTGAACGCTTACAACTGCTTCAAGATGAAATCTTAGATGAAATTGCCGAATCACATCGTGACAAAATTTATTCTGTGTATATAGATGAATTACGTAATAGTGGTTTTTTAGCAGGTAGAAGTGATAATAATGCTCTTGTACAGATTAAAGGTGATGAAAACTTATTAGGACAAACAGTCAATATTAAAATCACTAATCCAAAACGACTTTCACTTTATGGCGAACTTGTTCTCTAA
- a CDS encoding lysophospholipid acyltransferase family protein, translating into MANLFSKNTKRKLLVWIIPPLVYILIKLLFLTCKKKFHLSHNGSLNPSIYVLWHGEILMAAAAYTYYTQRREVDTIVSNHFDGELVARLMQLFGGGTIRGSSSKGGASVLRNALKSLQKGRDVALTPDGPRGPRHSVADGAAILAMKKEAPVIAITCQPSSCWRMNSWDKFCIPKPFSTLHFYFSDPFYVHDLSLEEAKDLIKKRLLEHAA; encoded by the coding sequence ATGGCGAACTTGTTCTCTAAAAATACGAAACGTAAACTTTTGGTGTGGATTATCCCGCCACTGGTTTACATACTCATCAAACTTTTATTTTTAACCTGTAAGAAGAAATTTCATCTATCGCATAATGGTTCATTAAATCCTAGTATTTATGTGCTTTGGCATGGTGAAATTCTTATGGCTGCAGCAGCTTATACGTATTATACACAGCGAAGAGAAGTTGATACCATTGTGAGTAATCATTTTGATGGTGAATTAGTGGCAAGACTTATGCAACTTTTTGGTGGAGGAACGATACGTGGAAGTTCATCTAAAGGCGGAGCTTCTGTGTTAAGAAATGCTTTAAAATCTCTTCAGAAGGGGCGTGATGTCGCCTTAACGCCTGATGGTCCACGAGGACCGAGGCATAGTGTTGCAGATGGAGCAGCCATTCTTGCTATGAAAAAAGAAGCGCCAGTGATTGCTATTACATGTCAGCCATCATCATGTTGGCGGATGAACAGTTGGGATAAGTTTTGTATTCCAAAACCTTTTAGTACGCTACATTTTTATTTTAGTGATCCTTTTTATGTCCATGATCTCTCTTTAGAAGAGGCAAAAGATCTTATTAAAAAACGTCTTTTGGAACATGCTGCTTGA
- the nusA gene encoding transcription termination factor NusA — protein sequence MEKIVDIIESIAHEKGLDINEVKNTVTVALIKTAKRVYGSEYEYGAEIDPATKTLKLYQKVIVVAPDDERLLEGNENFIAIKEAKEVDPDIEIGDELTYELPLDNLGRTAAATLQKELEYHIQRLLENNIFEKYQKLVGKTVFGTVVRIDNDENTYIEIEEIRAVLPRKNRIKGEKFKIGNVVKSVIRKVLIDKSQGMYVELSRTSPKFLESLLELEVPEIKDEMIKIVGSARIPGERAKIALSSLHPNIDAVGATVGTKGVRINAVSKELHNENIDCIEYSNIPEIFIARALSPAIISNVKIQNGKAIVTLPSDQKSKAIGKNGINIRLTSMLTGFEIELVESGSSTVSAESSSHDDQPERDPNALKNLFGGL from the coding sequence ATGGAAAAAATTGTAGACATTATAGAATCTATTGCCCATGAAAAGGGGCTTGACATTAACGAAGTGAAAAATACCGTTACTGTAGCACTTATCAAGACTGCTAAACGTGTTTACGGTTCTGAATACGAATACGGCGCAGAAATTGATCCTGCAACAAAAACACTTAAACTCTATCAAAAAGTTATTGTAGTTGCACCTGATGATGAAAGACTATTAGAAGGTAATGAAAATTTTATTGCTATAAAAGAGGCAAAAGAAGTCGATCCTGATATAGAGATTGGTGATGAACTAACCTATGAATTACCATTAGATAATTTAGGCAGAACAGCTGCAGCTACACTTCAAAAAGAGCTTGAATACCATATTCAGCGTCTTTTAGAAAATAATATTTTTGAGAAATACCAAAAATTAGTTGGCAAAACTGTTTTTGGTACGGTTGTTCGTATCGACAACGATGAAAACACTTATATTGAGATTGAAGAGATTAGAGCAGTATTGCCACGTAAAAACCGTATTAAAGGCGAAAAATTTAAAATTGGCAATGTTGTCAAAAGTGTTATTCGCAAAGTTCTTATCGATAAATCACAAGGTATGTATGTTGAACTTTCACGTACAAGCCCAAAATTTTTAGAGTCTCTTTTAGAACTTGAGGTTCCTGAAATTAAAGATGAGATGATTAAAATCGTAGGAAGTGCCAGAATTCCAGGCGAGAGAGCAAAAATTGCATTAAGTTCTTTACATCCAAATATCGATGCTGTTGGTGCAACGGTTGGAACAAAAGGCGTAAGAATCAATGCTGTCAGTAAAGAGTTACACAATGAAAATATTGATTGTATTGAGTACTCAAACATTCCAGAAATTTTTATCGCTCGTGCACTTTCACCTGCCATTATCTCAAATGTAAAAATTCAAAATGGTAAAGCCATTGTTACACTACCAAGCGATCAAAAATCAAAAGCAATCGGTAAAAATGGTATTAATATTCGTTTAACATCTATGCTTACTGGATTTGAAATAGAATTAGTAGAATCAGGTTCATCTACAGTTTCTGCAGAATCTTCTAGCCACGATGATCAACCTGAACGCGATCCAAATGCCTTAAAAAATCTTTTCGGTGGCTTATAA
- the tilS gene encoding tRNA lysidine(34) synthetase TilS has translation MQPLPLLHEATLEYLRHTKNLLAFSGGGDSTALFFLLFENKIPFDIVHVNYQTRAQSNEEEAYARTLATTHTKELFTLTCKLDASNFEHHAREERYSFFVKVIQEHNYETLLTAHHLGDQLEWFLMQLCKGAGLVEMLGMQEIEERENYTIVRPLLHISKKRLQTYLNEYNILYFNDESNDSLHYKRNQFRHHYAHPMIDDYETAIAKSFAYLQEDKKRLLPSIMERINDLFIIPKQSDELLNIRQIDKALKLLGILPSKAQRDEILRTHSCVIGGKIAVCYADEKIFIAPYCKIEMDKKFKEVCRKERIPSKIRPYLFQEGIDPSALSR, from the coding sequence TTGCAACCATTACCGCTGTTGCATGAAGCAACACTAGAGTATTTACGACATACTAAAAATTTATTGGCATTTTCAGGCGGTGGAGATTCCACCGCTCTTTTCTTTTTACTTTTTGAAAACAAAATCCCTTTTGACATTGTGCATGTAAATTACCAAACCAGAGCACAAAGTAATGAAGAAGAAGCCTATGCTAGGACTCTTGCAACTACGCATACAAAAGAACTATTTACTTTAACGTGTAAACTTGATGCGTCTAATTTTGAGCACCATGCTAGAGAAGAACGTTATTCATTTTTTGTAAAAGTGATACAAGAGCACAACTACGAAACACTTCTGACAGCTCATCATTTAGGCGATCAACTGGAGTGGTTTTTAATGCAACTCTGTAAGGGTGCAGGACTTGTAGAGATGTTAGGCATGCAAGAGATAGAAGAGCGAGAAAACTATACCATCGTTAGACCACTGTTGCATATCAGTAAAAAAAGACTTCAAACGTATTTGAACGAGTATAACATCCTCTATTTTAATGATGAAAGTAATGACTCGTTACACTATAAACGCAATCAATTTAGACATCATTATGCACATCCTATGATAGATGATTATGAGACAGCAATAGCCAAAAGCTTTGCGTATCTTCAAGAAGATAAAAAACGTCTGTTACCTTCTATTATGGAGCGTATCAATGATCTGTTTATCATTCCAAAACAAAGTGACGAACTTCTGAATATCAGGCAAATCGATAAAGCACTTAAACTTCTGGGCATACTTCCTTCGAAAGCACAGCGTGATGAAATTTTACGAACACACTCCTGTGTTATTGGTGGGAAAATTGCGGTTTGTTATGCAGATGAGAAAATTTTTATAGCACCATATTGTAAAATAGAGATGGATAAAAAATTTAAAGAAGTATGTCGTAAAGAGCGTATTCCTTCGAAAATACGTCCTTACTTATTTCAAGAAGGAATTGATCCTAGCGCGTTGTCGCGTTAA
- the prfB gene encoding peptide chain release factor 2, with product MDSYEYTELLKKLTTKVDNIAQIIKPEDLSSRLKEIEEIEQDPEFWNDAKRAAELQKEKTSLNSLLTRYTKAKNVVVDAVDLYEMANAENDESTIEELYKDAEHLEDHITNLEIAMMLSGENDNKNAIISIHPGAGGTESQDWASILYRMYLRWAERCGFKIEVLDYQEGEEAGLKDVSFIIQGENAYGYMKVENGIHRLVRISPFDANAKRHTSFSSVMVSPEVDDDIDIVIEERDLKIDTYRAGGAGGQHVNKTDSAIRITHIPTGIVVQCQNDRSQHKNRASAMKMLKSRLYELELEKQQAEKDGVEKSEIGWGHQIRSYVLAPYQQVKDNRSNIAYSQVNNILDGDISKMIEDVLIAQKR from the coding sequence TTGGATAGTTACGAATATACCGAACTTCTCAAAAAATTAACCACAAAAGTGGACAATATCGCGCAGATCATTAAACCAGAGGATTTGTCTTCAAGGCTTAAAGAGATTGAAGAGATCGAACAAGACCCTGAATTTTGGAACGATGCAAAAAGAGCTGCGGAGTTACAAAAAGAAAAAACATCGTTGAATTCCTTACTTACACGTTATACTAAAGCGAAAAATGTCGTTGTGGACGCAGTTGATTTGTATGAGATGGCAAACGCAGAAAACGATGAGTCGACCATAGAAGAGCTTTATAAAGACGCGGAGCATTTGGAAGATCACATCACCAATTTAGAAATTGCCATGATGCTTAGTGGTGAAAATGACAATAAAAATGCCATTATCTCCATTCACCCAGGTGCGGGTGGTACAGAGAGTCAAGACTGGGCGAGCATTTTGTACCGTATGTATCTTAGATGGGCAGAACGCTGTGGATTTAAGATTGAAGTTTTAGACTACCAAGAGGGTGAAGAAGCAGGACTGAAAGATGTTAGTTTTATCATCCAAGGTGAAAATGCTTATGGTTACATGAAAGTAGAAAATGGTATTCACCGTTTAGTACGTATTAGTCCGTTTGATGCGAATGCAAAGCGTCATACATCGTTTAGCTCTGTCATGGTTTCTCCTGAAGTAGATGATGATATTGACATTGTCATTGAGGAACGTGATCTCAAAATTGATACTTACCGCGCAGGTGGAGCTGGTGGTCAGCACGTTAATAAAACCGATAGTGCTATTCGTATAACACATATTCCAACGGGCATTGTGGTGCAGTGCCAAAATGACAGATCACAGCATAAAAACAGAGCATCGGCTATGAAGATGTTAAAATCACGTTTGTATGAGCTTGAACTTGAAAAACAACAAGCAGAAAAAGATGGTGTTGAAAAAAGTGAAATCGGCTGGGGTCACCAGATTCGCAGTTACGTATTAGCGCCGTATCAGCAAGTCAAAGACAATCGTAGCAACATCGCTTATTCACAAGTCAATAATATTTTAGATGGTGATATTTCAAAAATGATCGAAGATGTGCTCATCGCACAAAAACGTTAA
- a CDS encoding HP0268 family nuclease: MEIKLARNEINGKPKTITLDKVTEIIEKEGQKIFYFDKENSHKDLVALVEHFEAQGFSVYLRDIRYGLGESDYMYEVHIL, encoded by the coding sequence ATGGAAATTAAATTAGCAAGAAATGAAATTAATGGAAAACCAAAGACAATTACATTAGACAAAGTGACTGAGATTATCGAAAAAGAGGGCCAAAAGATTTTTTATTTTGATAAAGAAAACTCTCACAAAGACCTTGTAGCACTTGTTGAGCATTTTGAAGCACAAGGTTTCAGCGTTTATTTAAGAGATATTCGTTACGGCTTAGGCGAGAGCGATTACATGTACGAAGTACATATTCTCTAA